A window of Thiocapsa bogorovii genomic DNA:
CTTCTTCTCCGGGCTGCGCACCGAGTCGACCAGCGGCACGCCCGGATCGTTCACGAAGACCTCCACCGCGAATCCGCGGGACTGCGCAGACAGCGCAAGCCCCAGTGGGCCGCAGCCGCCGTGTCCGGATGTCATGAAGATGGTCGTGGACTCGCGCCAGATCCGCAGCTCCAAGGTTCGATTGAGCTCGAGGCTCGGACGCAGCGCCTGCATCGCCATCATCAGCGATGAAGAGCCGCAGGTGAAATCGAGTGTCTGCTCGTAGAAGGGTACGCGCTTGAGCTCCGGTTTCAGACCGGGGGAAAGGGTCTTCTCGTAGCGCAAGGCCTCCATGTGGTCTTCGTAATAGTCCGAGAGCACGCCGAAGCGCCGATAACCCGCGCGCTCGAACAGCGCCTGCGAGGCGAGGTTGTCGCGTCGGATCTCGAGTCGCATGTAGGCCCGCTCCTGCTCCCAGGCCGCCACCTCCGCGGCCTCGACCAGGGCGTGACCGACCCCTCGGCCTCGCGCCTGCGCTGCGACCGCGATCGAATAGAGCCGCGCGACCGAGGTCGCTCGACTGAAGAGCACCATGACGTAGCCCAGCAAGGCGCCCTCCGAATCCTCGGCGACCAGTGTGCGCGCCTGCGCACGGGTCAACATGTAGCGGAACTGGCGACGGCTGAGCCGATCACTTTGGAAGCTTGCGCTCTCGAGCCGCAGCAACGCGCCCATGTCGGCAAGCACCGCGGGTCGAAGACGGACAGGCGAGGGCGCGGTGTCGCTGATCGGATGGGTGGACACAGGCTTCGGTTTCGACGTGGGGACTGGCGGGGGCCGGAAAGGCGGGATAGAGTCGCCGAAATCTACAGGTCACGCACGAAAATGCAAGACATCGACCGTCCTTTCGGAGCGACTTTAGTCGGCCGCACGGCCCCTCCGGGACGTGCAGGCATGCAGAGTCGGGGTCATGATTCCCCGAAATCGCCTCGGAAACGGTCGGCGGGAAGCCGCCATGCCGACCGCCGCCATGCCGACCACCGATGGACCCGGCGCGTTGACGCGCGCAGGGGGCGGCGCCATCGGATCGAATCCACATCCTTCTCGGGCAGACGGGTCCGATCCTCATGTCTCAATGCAGCGGAGCATCTCATGCCCAGCCAGGCCCCGACCCTGACCACCATGCTCGAAGGCCTGATCGGCACCCTGTCGGTCAGCAGCGTCACGCCCGCCTTCGACCACAGCAATCGGGCGGTGATCGATCTGCTGGCCTCCTGGCTGGAGTCGGCCGGCTTCCGCGTCGAGATCCTTAAGTTGCCGGGACAACCGGACAAGGCCAATCTGCTGGCCACGCTCGGCAGCGGACCCGGCGGTCTGGTCCTGTCGGGACACACGGACACGGTTCCATTCGACGCCCACCTCTGGACCCACGACCCGCTCAAGGCGACCGAAGCGGAGGGACGCCTCTACGGACTCGGCACATCCGACATGAAGTCCTTCCTGGCACTCGCGATCGAGGCCGCACGCGGCTTGACTGCGACCGAACTCGCGCAGCCCCTGATGATCCTGGCGACCGCGGACGAAGAGTCGGCGATGCACGGCGCGCGCGCCTTGGCCGAGGCCGGACGACCGCTCGGGCGCTATGCGGTGATCGGGGAGCCGACGGGGCTGCGGCCGGTGCGCCTGCACAAAGGCGTGATGGGCGAGTCGATTCGCTTGGTGGGTCGCAGCGGCCACGCGAGCGACCCGTCTCTCGGCAACAACGCCTTGGACGGCATGTACGATGTCATGGGCGCCCTCATGGCTTGGCGCTCGGAGCTCGCGGACAGCCACCGCCACCCGGACTTCCAGATCCCGCATCCGACCCTCAATCTCGGCCACATCCACGGCGGCGACAACCCCAATCGGATCTGCGGCGAGTGCGAGTTGCACGTCGACATGCGTCTCCTTCCCGGCCTGAGCGCCAGCGACGTCCGCGCCGAGCTGAGCCGCCGAGTCGCGACCGTCGCCGACCGACGCGGGCTTGACTGGTTCGTCGAACCCTTGTTCGAGGCAATCCCGCCGGCCGAGACGCCTGCCGGCTCGTCGATCGTGCGTGTCGCTGAGGGCTTGACCGGTCACACCGCCGAGGCGGTCAACTTCGGGACCGAGGCGCCGTTCCTCAATCAGCTCGGAATGGAGACCATTGTCCTCGGCCCGGGCGATATTGCGCAGGCCCATCAACCGGACGAGTATCTGGAGCTGGATCGGATCAGGCCGACGCTCGATCTGTTGCGGGCCCTGATTCAGCGTTTCTGTCTACGTTGAACCGCGCCCAGCGCGGTATGCGATGTTCTTGAATGGGATTGGCCCCGGGAGGTTTGGCGACCGTTGGAGCCAGCGCGGTTTAAGATGTTCGAAAAACACATCATTTCGAACCGCGTCTCCGCGAATGGTTGTGGATACACCAAACGTTGAACTCACTCGAAAATGAGCATCTGGACTCTGGACGCGGTTTAAGCATCTGAGGCAAGCCCATGCGTTGGAAGACCGGTAGGCGTAGCGAGAATGTGGAAGACCGTCGCGGAGGCGGTCTCGGCGACAGCCCATTCGGAGGACGGCGCCCGCTCGGCGTAGGTCGCCGCGTCGGGATCGGCGGCGGTCTCGGGGGTCTGATCCTGGTAGTCGTCCTGTTGCTACTCGGGGTGGATCCGAGCCTTCTCTTGACCCAAGGCGGATTGGGGCCGATTCAGGAGACCTCCCGGGCGCCGAGCGGCCAAGCACCCTACGGCGATCCATTCGGGGCCGGTCAACCCGAGATCAGGCTCCCGACGCCTGCAGTCGAGGACGAGCTCGCCGACTTCGTCTCGGTGGTCCTCGCGGACACCGAGGACACCTGGGGCGCGATTTTCAGGGCAGGCGGCGAGCAGTTTCGAGAGCCCACCCTGGTGCTCTTCTCTGGCATGACGCGCTCCGCCTGCGGCTTGGGCGAGGCCGCCATGGGCCCTTTTTACTGTCCCGCCGACGAGCGGGTCTATATCGACCTGGCCTTCTACGACGAGCTGCGTCGGGATTTCGGTGCGCCCGGTGATTTTGCCCAAGCCTATGTCATCGCGCATGAAGTCGGCCACCACGTCCAGAATCTGCTCGGCATCTCCGAGCAGGTCGAGAGGTCGCGTCGCCGGGCCAGTCGGGACGAGGCCAATCAGCTCTCGGTGCGCCTGGAACTTCAGGCCGATTGCTTCGCCGGGGTTTGGGCACACCGCGCGCAAAAGGCACGGAGCATCCTGGAATCGGGAGACTTGGAAGAGGGTCTGAACGCCGCCTCCGCCATCGGCGACGACCGTCTGCAACGCCGAAGCCGGGGTTATGTCACCCCCGACAGCTTTACCCACGGAAGCTCGGCGCAACGGGTGCGTTGGTTTAAACGCGGTCTCGTCGAGGGCGAGCCCTCCGCGTGCGATACCTTTTCGGCCAAAACCCTTTGAACCGATCGAGGCTGCACGCCACGGCGTCTTTGTAGCCTCTCAGTCCTCCGACGACGCGAGGCGGCCGATCAGCGCGTCCCAGGCGATGACCACACCCGGCAAGACACCGACCGGGGTTTCGCCCGCCAGCTCCGTCACGGCAGCCCCGCCGAACCGGCCCTGCTCCAGCCGATAGACGGTGAGGGTGCGGTCGACCGGGTGCACCAGCCAGTATTCGCGCACGCCTGCGCGCTCGTAGACCTGGCGCTTGCGCACATGGTCGTGGCTCGCGGTGCCCGGCGAGAGCACCTCCACCACGAAATCCGGACCGCCCCGCACCCCGCGGCGATCGGTCTTCCCCCGATCGCAGATCACCAGCACGTCAGGCTGAACAACCGTGTCGATATCCGCGTCATCCTCGGCGGCACGGGGAACCCGCACATCCACGGGGGAAACGTAGGCGCGGCAGGGTTGATCGCCGAGTGCCTGCCGGAGCTGATAGTAGATCTCGCCAACCACATCCTGATGCTCGAGCGTCGGTGCGGGCGACATCAGGTAGGCGACGCCGTCGATCAACTCATAGCGCACGTCATCGGGCCAGCTTAAATAGTCCGCGTAGGTATGGTGCCGATGATCGGGTTGGGGGAGAGTCATGGCGAATCCCGATTGGAAGACGTCCGAAAAGTATAGAGCAACTGCCGTTTCGGTTATTCGTTCCATCCCTCGCCATATTGCGCCGGTGCCTCGCCATGGCTTTCCAGGATGCGCGGTGCCGGGGGTGCCGGTCCAGCCTCGGGGCGCCCGGCGACGGTCTCGAATGTCCAAGCGTCGCCGGCCACGTAGGGTGCGGTGAAGGACGAACCGCCCTTGACGCGACCTGACCCAACATCGGTGCGGTTCGTCCCTCACCGCACCCTACATCGCTCTTTGACCGGTGGGCGGAAGCATTGCCGTGCCTTGGGAGTCAGCAATGACGAGAGGGTTATGCCTGACATCCCCCGGATCGCGTCGTCACGCAGACTCGTCCTGTATCCCATCCCCATCTCCATGCTCGCTCGCCCGTCGCGCATCCCCGCGCACCTTGTCGACCGGATAGCGCACCGCGTTGATGGCGATCTTCTCGTCTGCGGCAGCCAGCAGGTCGATGTCGAGCCGCTCGGCCAGGCGCACCAGGTAGTTGAGGATGTCGGCCAGCTCGTGGGCGACCTGCCGTTTCTTCTGGACACTCAGCTCGGCGCTCTGCTGTTCGGTCAGCCATTGGAAATGCTCGAGCAGCTCGCCGGCCTCGCCGGCCAAGGCCATGGCGAGATTCTTGGGCGAATGGAATTGCTCCCAGTCGCGCTCGCGGGCGAAGGCGAGTAGACGGGCGTTGAGCTGATCCAGGCTATCCGGCATCCGGTCCTCCGGCGTCGACCAAGCGGGTGCGTGCCCGCCCGATCGCTGCGCGCACCTGTGCCGGTGCGGTTCCGCCGAGGTGATCGCGCGCGGCGACCGAGCCATCCAAGGTCAACACCGCGAAGACGTCGGTCTCGATGGCATTCGAGAAACCGCGCAGCTCCTCCAGCGTCAGCTCGGCAAGATCCCGACCTTCGCGCACACCCAGCCCGACCGCCTTGCCGACGATCTCGTGGGCATCGCGAAAGGGGATGCCTTTGCGCACCAGATAATCGGCAAGATCGGTGGCGGTGCTGAAGCCTTGGGCGGCAGCGGCTCGCATGCGCTCGCGGTTGCAGGCGACCTCGCCCATCATCTCGGCGTAGACCTTGAGCGAACCCTTGAGGTTGTCCACCGTATCGAACAGGGGCTCCTTGTCTTCCTGGTTGTCCTTGTTGTAGGCGAGGGGCTGGGCCTTCATGAGGGTCAGCAGTCCCATCAGATGTCCAAAGATGCGACCGCTCTTGCCGCGGACCAGCTCGGGCACATCCGGGTTCTTCTTCTGCGGCATGATGGATGAGCCGGTACAGAAGCTGTCCGACAGCTCGACGAAACCGAACTGACTCGACGACCAGAGGATCAGCTCTTCGGAGAAACGCGACAGGTGCATCATGAGGATGGCCGCGTCGGCGGTGAATTCGATCGCGAAATCCCGGTCGGACACGGCATCGAGCGAATTCTCGGCCGGCCGATCGAAGCCGAGCAGCTCGGCGGTGTAGGCCCGATCGATCGGATAGGTGGTGCCGGCCAGCGCCGCGGCCCCGAGCGGCATCACGTTCATGCGCCGGCGGCAATCGGCCAAACGCTCGCGGTCGCGCTCCAGCATCTCGAACCAGGCCAACATGTGATGGCCGAAAGTCACCGGCTGGGCGACTTGCAGGTGGGTGAAGCCGGGCATGATGGTCTCGGCCTCGCGCTCGGCCAGATCCACCAAGGCCGCCTGAAGACGTGCGATGGCCGTGCGGATCAGATCAATCTCCTCGCGCAGCCAGAGCCGCACATCGGTCGCCACCTGGTCGTTGCGCGAGCGCCCCGTGTGCAGCTTTTTGCCGGCATCGCCGATCAACTCGGTCAGGGCGG
This region includes:
- a CDS encoding Uma2 family endonuclease; this encodes MTLPQPDHRHHTYADYLSWPDDVRYELIDGVAYLMSPAPTLEHQDVVGEIYYQLRQALGDQPCRAYVSPVDVRVPRAAEDDADIDTVVQPDVLVICDRGKTDRRGVRGGPDFVVEVLSPGTASHDHVRKRQVYERAGVREYWLVHPVDRTLTVYRLEQGRFGGAAVTELAGETPVGVLPGVVIAWDALIGRLASSED
- a CDS encoding GNAT family N-acetyltransferase/peptidase C39 family protein encodes the protein MGALLRLESASFQSDRLSRRQFRYMLTRAQARTLVAEDSEGALLGYVMVLFSRATSVARLYSIAVAAQARGRGVGHALVEAAEVAAWEQERAYMRLEIRRDNLASQALFERAGYRRFGVLSDYYEDHMEALRYEKTLSPGLKPELKRVPFYEQTLDFTCGSSSLMMAMQALRPSLELNRTLELRIWRESTTIFMTSGHGGCGPLGLALSAQSRGFAVEVFVNDPGVPLVDSVRSPEKKEVMRLVHEDMLAEAQRLGIPVHKGTLSVDNLQQRWDVGSVPLVLISSYRIYREKFPHWVVITGFDEHFVYVHDPYVDYDNGETTLDSIDMPIRRDEFSRMARYGRVGLQAVVLVSC
- a CDS encoding nucleotide pyrophosphohydrolase, whose protein sequence is MPDSLDQLNARLLAFARERDWEQFHSPKNLAMALAGEAGELLEHFQWLTEQQSAELSVQKKRQVAHELADILNYLVRLAERLDIDLLAAADEKIAINAVRYPVDKVRGDARRASEHGDGDGIQDESA
- the argH gene encoding argininosuccinate lyase, whose amino-acid sequence is MHQPSSSAKPWAGRFNAPTDAFVEAFTASVDFDRRLYRYDIQGSIAHAKMLARQGILSGTERDAIVSGLESVRERIDSGAFEWSIPLEDVHMNVESALTELIGDAGKKLHTGRSRNDQVATDVRLWLREEIDLIRTAIARLQAALVDLAEREAETIMPGFTHLQVAQPVTFGHHMLAWFEMLERDRERLADCRRRMNVMPLGAAALAGTTYPIDRAYTAELLGFDRPAENSLDAVSDRDFAIEFTADAAILMMHLSRFSEELILWSSSQFGFVELSDSFCTGSSIMPQKKNPDVPELVRGKSGRIFGHLMGLLTLMKAQPLAYNKDNQEDKEPLFDTVDNLKGSLKVYAEMMGEVACNRERMRAAAAQGFSTATDLADYLVRKGIPFRDAHEIVGKAVGLGVREGRDLAELTLEELRGFSNAIETDVFAVLTLDGSVAARDHLGGTAPAQVRAAIGRARTRLVDAGGPDAG
- the ypfJ gene encoding KPN_02809 family neutral zinc metallopeptidase, translating into MRWKTGRRSENVEDRRGGGLGDSPFGGRRPLGVGRRVGIGGGLGGLILVVVLLLLGVDPSLLLTQGGLGPIQETSRAPSGQAPYGDPFGAGQPEIRLPTPAVEDELADFVSVVLADTEDTWGAIFRAGGEQFREPTLVLFSGMTRSACGLGEAAMGPFYCPADERVYIDLAFYDELRRDFGAPGDFAQAYVIAHEVGHHVQNLLGISEQVERSRRRASRDEANQLSVRLELQADCFAGVWAHRAQKARSILESGDLEEGLNAASAIGDDRLQRRSRGYVTPDSFTHGSSAQRVRWFKRGLVEGEPSACDTFSAKTL
- the argE gene encoding acetylornithine deacetylase; its protein translation is MPSQAPTLTTMLEGLIGTLSVSSVTPAFDHSNRAVIDLLASWLESAGFRVEILKLPGQPDKANLLATLGSGPGGLVLSGHTDTVPFDAHLWTHDPLKATEAEGRLYGLGTSDMKSFLALAIEAARGLTATELAQPLMILATADEESAMHGARALAEAGRPLGRYAVIGEPTGLRPVRLHKGVMGESIRLVGRSGHASDPSLGNNALDGMYDVMGALMAWRSELADSHRHPDFQIPHPTLNLGHIHGGDNPNRICGECELHVDMRLLPGLSASDVRAELSRRVATVADRRGLDWFVEPLFEAIPPAETPAGSSIVRVAEGLTGHTAEAVNFGTEAPFLNQLGMETIVLGPGDIAQAHQPDEYLELDRIRPTLDLLRALIQRFCLR